A genomic stretch from Antarcticibacterium flavum includes:
- the ettA gene encoding energy-dependent translational throttle protein EttA gives MADDKKVIFSMSGVTKTYPGANTPVIKNIYLSFFYGAKIGILGLNGSGKSTLLRIIAGEEKNFQGDVVFSPGYTVGYLEQEPKLDDEKTVLEVVKEGAAETVAILDEYNKINDMFGLPEVYEDADKMQKLMDKQAELQDKIDASNAWELDTKLEIAMDALRTPEPDKKIGVLSGGERRRVALCRLLLQEPDILLLDEPTNHLDAESVHWLEHHLAEYKGTVIAVTHDRYFLDNVAGWILELDRGEGIPWKGNYSSWLDQKSKRLAQEQKQASKRQKTLERELEWARMSPKGRQTKQKARLNNYDKLMSQDQKQMDEKLEIYIPNGPRLGTNVIEAKGVSKAFDDKLLYEDLNFTLPQAGIVGIIGPNGAGKTTIFKMIMGEIEPDKGSFEVGDTVKIAYVDQSHSNIDPNRTIWENFCDGQELVMMGGRQVNSRAYLSRFNFGGSEQNKKVSALSGGERNRLHLAITLKEEGNVLLLDEPSNDLDVNTLRALEEGLENFAGCAVVISHDRWFMDRVCTHILAFEGNSQVYFFEGSFSEYEENKKKRLGGDLMPKRIKYKKLVR, from the coding sequence ATGGCAGATGATAAGAAAGTGATCTTTTCCATGAGTGGGGTCACTAAAACCTATCCGGGTGCTAATACTCCGGTTATTAAGAATATTTATCTAAGCTTCTTTTACGGCGCAAAGATCGGGATTTTGGGGCTTAACGGTTCAGGTAAATCCACTCTCTTGCGCATTATTGCAGGCGAAGAGAAAAATTTCCAGGGAGACGTGGTATTCTCTCCGGGATATACCGTTGGTTACCTGGAGCAGGAACCAAAGCTGGATGATGAGAAGACGGTTCTGGAAGTTGTGAAAGAGGGGGCAGCAGAGACTGTTGCCATACTTGATGAGTACAACAAGATAAACGATATGTTTGGCCTTCCTGAAGTCTATGAGGATGCAGATAAGATGCAGAAGTTAATGGACAAGCAGGCTGAACTTCAGGATAAGATCGATGCCAGCAATGCCTGGGAACTCGACACTAAGCTTGAAATAGCGATGGATGCCCTTAGGACTCCGGAACCCGATAAAAAGATAGGTGTGCTTTCCGGTGGGGAAAGAAGAAGGGTGGCTTTATGCCGACTTCTCCTACAGGAACCCGATATACTTTTACTGGATGAACCTACCAACCACCTGGATGCAGAGAGTGTTCACTGGCTGGAACATCATTTAGCTGAATATAAAGGAACTGTTATCGCGGTTACTCACGACCGCTATTTCCTTGACAATGTTGCAGGCTGGATCCTGGAACTGGACAGGGGAGAGGGTATTCCATGGAAAGGAAACTATTCTTCCTGGCTGGACCAAAAATCAAAGCGACTTGCACAGGAACAAAAGCAGGCGAGCAAACGACAAAAGACCCTGGAAAGGGAGCTGGAATGGGCACGTATGTCTCCAAAGGGTCGTCAAACCAAGCAGAAAGCCCGTTTGAACAACTATGATAAGTTGATGAGCCAGGATCAAAAGCAAATGGATGAGAAGCTGGAGATCTATATCCCTAACGGGCCAAGGCTTGGTACAAACGTAATTGAGGCCAAAGGAGTAAGCAAGGCATTTGATGATAAACTATTGTATGAAGATTTGAACTTCACCCTCCCGCAGGCCGGGATTGTGGGGATTATTGGACCCAATGGTGCGGGTAAGACCACGATCTTTAAAATGATCATGGGAGAGATAGAACCAGATAAAGGAAGTTTTGAAGTTGGGGACACGGTGAAGATCGCCTATGTAGATCAGTCACATTCAAATATAGATCCCAACAGGACAATTTGGGAGAACTTCTGTGACGGGCAGGAGCTTGTAATGATGGGAGGAAGACAGGTGAACTCCCGGGCATACCTTAGCCGATTCAATTTTGGCGGCAGTGAACAAAATAAAAAGGTTTCAGCATTATCGGGTGGAGAAAGAAACAGGCTTCACCTAGCCATCACGCTAAAGGAAGAAGGAAACGTGTTGTTACTCGATGAGCCTTCCAACGACCTGGACGTGAATACGCTGCGTGCCCTTGAAGAAGGTTTGGAGAACTTTGCAGGCTGTGCGGTGGTTATTTCTCACGACAGGTGGTTTATGGACAGGGTTTGTACCCACATCCTCGCATTTGAAGGAAACTCACAGGTTTATTTCTTCGAAGGAAGTTTTTCTGAATATGAAGAAAACAAGAAGAAGCGCCTTGGCGGCGACCTTATGCCAAAGCGAATCAAATATAAGAAGCTGGTACGCTAA
- a CDS encoding DinB family protein, with protein sequence MTAEQQIKARLIKHLEGGEAFMPVQEMLKYITYERVGERPGNLPYSFYELFYHIWYAQKDILEYCKAEDYAAPKWPEDYWPPVSKPDTQAEWKELQEAFFQTRKELIFHLESSELLQPVGNDTEHNLLREIMLVIEHNAYHIGQLMILLRELGLYK encoded by the coding sequence GTGACAGCAGAGCAGCAAATAAAGGCCCGGCTCATAAAACACCTGGAAGGAGGGGAGGCATTTATGCCTGTTCAGGAAATGCTGAAGTACATAACGTATGAGAGGGTTGGGGAACGACCAGGGAATTTGCCTTATTCCTTCTATGAATTGTTTTATCATATTTGGTATGCGCAAAAGGATATCCTGGAGTATTGTAAAGCTGAAGATTATGCAGCTCCCAAATGGCCAGAAGATTATTGGCCTCCCGTTTCAAAGCCAGATACTCAGGCAGAGTGGAAGGAGCTGCAGGAGGCTTTTTTTCAAACCCGGAAAGAGCTCATTTTCCATCTTGAAAGCAGTGAACTTTTGCAACCTGTTGGGAATGATACAGAGCATAACCTTTTGAGAGAGATTATGCTCGTAATAGAACATAATGCTTACCACATCGGGCAATTAATGATCCTATTAAGGGAATTGGGACTATATAAATAA